The Alcaligenes aquatilis genome contains the following window.
ATCACCCAGCGCACAGCGCCTTGAGAGGCAATCAAATCCAGCACCGGCCCGTTATAAACATTCAAAAAAGGGCCGGCGACAAAGTCCCGGCCCTGCATCAAACGTACTGCACCCATATCATTGGCTTCGACCAGATAATCGGCCTGCTCGGTGACCTTGCGTAGCGTATTCACGTCCCGCCCGGACTCCAGCAGAACCTGGCTGGACAGAACCGGCACTTTGCCGGCCTGGGCCAGCATCTGGGCAATATCCAGCCAATCATCCAGTCGTAGCTCGTGACGGCGTGAACATACGGTTTCGCCCAGATACACCACCTCTACCGGCCAATCGCAGGCCGACTCATAAAACTGCATGGTGGCAACACGGGACCAGTAGTACTGCAAGGGGCCTAAAGATAATTTCATGTTTGAGCCTCCCATGCTCTACTTCCAGGGCCGAGAATAGGCACCCAGCGTATGTTGCTGCCCTTCGGCCAATTTGTTCAAAGCCCCCATCCAGGCTGGATGAACGGAATAACGGGCTGGCGTGGATTTGGCCGAGTCAATGGCTTGACGCCAAACCTGGGTAACTTGAGCCACATAAGCCGGGCTGCGCTGTCGGCCTTCAATCTTGATTGCGCTAACACCCGCCGCCAGCAACTGTGGCAACAAGGACAAGGTATTCAGACTGGTGGGCTCTTCCAGGGCGTAATAGTTTTCGCCCGCCACATCAAAGCGCCCTTTGCATAAAGTAGGGTAAGCCGCGTTCTCGCCATCCTGATAACGGTCGATCAACACACCATTCAAACGTGATTCCAGGCCCTGATCAGTTTGTTCCCAACGCACATGCCCGGCGGGAGAACAGACTCCATGCGTATTGGGCGATTCACCGGTGGCATAGGAGGACAAGGCACAACGGCCCTCCACCATCACGCACAAGCTGCCAAAACCAAAAACTTCAACCTGAACAGGGACCTGCTCACAGACCTGTTCCACTTGGGCCATGGACAAGACACGCGGCAAGACCACACGCTGAATACCAAAGTTCTGGTGGTAATACTTGATGGCTTCCGGGTTGGTGGCTGAGCCTTGCACCGACAAGTGCAAGCGCAAATTAGGATGTGTCTGGCTGGCATACGCCATCAAACCAGGGTCTGCCATGATGACTGCATCGACCTGAGCCTGGGCAGCCCGGTCCACCGCGTCGCGCCACTGCTGCCAGGCATTGGGTTGCGGATAGGTATTAAGAGCCAGCAAAACCTTGCGGCCGCGCTGATGTGCGTAATCGATCCCTTGTGCAATCGCCTGCGCATCAAAATTAAGCCCGGCGAAATTCCGGGCATTGGTGGCATCCCGAAACCCCAAGTAAACACTATCGGCGCCGTTATCAATCGCCGCTTTCAAGGCAGGCAGGCTGCCTGCAGGACAAACCAATTCCATCTGCGGGTTATCGGACGCGGCTAAAGCCGTGGACGCAGTATTCATGACATTCCCCGATCAGCAATCTGGCCAGGGCGAATCCTGGCTCGACAAGACCACCACTATGCCTGCTCTGAAATGAAGGGGCCTTAACGCATATCAAATTCTTCCCACCTCCTGACCCTCGGCAAACAAGTCCCACTTTGCCTGCGCCATCGGCGGTCAGAATAGTCCACAATGCTTTTCAAGCCTTTCGTGCTGGAGTTTTGATGACACAGACTGAGATCACACTGGATACTCGCGGCCTGCCCGCACCCGAGCCCATGGAGCATTGCCTGGAAGCCCTGGCCGAACTGGCCCCCACCCAGGCTTTGCTCATGTGGCTGGATAGAGAGCCCTTCCCTTTATATGAAATTCTGCGGCGCAGTGGCTTCAAGTATCAAGGCACACACCAAGAAAACGGCTTTCGGCTCATCATCCGCAGGAACTAAATCTATGCAACGCGCTTTATCGCTGGATCAATCGCCCTCTTTGTCCCTGACCTTGCCCCTGTTTGCGAACGTCCCTTTTTTTGGACTGCTGGCTGCCTTGCTGGCGCTCTATAGCGGACCGGAATTGTTCAACTCCCGCTGGCACCCGGCTACCTTGGCCTTGACCCACGCCTGGACCTTGGGGATCGTGGGCAGCGCCATGTTTGCCTCTTTGACGCATATTTTGGCGGTGGCCTGTAATGTGCGTATTCAGGTATCAAGCGGTCGGGCTCTGGTTTTCTGGAGCTTGCTCAGCGTCGGCACACTGCTCCTGATGACAGGCTTCCTTAGCTGGCAAAGCTGGACATACAAGCTGGCGGGCATTTGCCTGGCTCTTGCTCTGGGAGGCTATCTGCTGACGGTCATGCTGGCCTTGTGGCACTCTCGGCGCGACGTCTTTCGCGGAGCCAAAGAGATCGTCGCCCCTATCCGACTGGCTTTGCTGGGGCTGTTGCTGACTGTCTTGACCGGACTGGCCATGCTGGTTGCGCTGGCAAGCGAACAAGCCGTCGCCAATCTACTGAACCTGCACATGATGATGGGTCTGGCCGCCTGGGCAGGCTTACTACTGCTTGCCATGTCATTCCAGTTGCTGCCCATTTTTCAAATCACCGAGCTTTACCCTGCCCCCTTGGTGCGTTGGCTACCTTGGGTTGTCAGCGCGTTGCTGATCGCGCAGTGGGCCTTGGCCTCTTTGCCTGGCTCCTGGCTACCTGTGCGTGATCTGGTCACCTACCTGATCTTCCTAAGCTACGGTTTATGGGCAGTGATCACTTGGGCGCGGCTCTGGCAACGCAAGCGTCCAACAGCAGGAGCCAGCACCTTGTTCTGGTATAGCTCCTTAAGCAGCCTGTTGATTGCTGTACTTCTGAACTTCTGGACTCACAACCCCGCCGCTTCCAACACAGAACTGGCGATAGGAGTGTTGCTTATTATGGGAGCCTTAGGTTCCGTAGTGTGTGGAATGCTCTATACCATCGTACCCTTTCTGCTTTGGCGCGAGGCACAAAAGCATGTCAGCATGGACACCGATAATACCGAGCACACACGCGCCCTCTTGCGCTTCATCCCCAAGACTGCCAACTACATCCCCGCATCCACCGCCCGAGCTCACTGGGCTTTGCATAGCCTAAGCCTGGCGCTTTGGACCGGTGCAAGCTTGGGTATCGAATCTTTCACGTGGATAGCCGCACCTGCCTTGCTACTGTCCTTTGCGATCTTGTCGTGGAATCTCTGGACAGCCTGGCAGCGCTACCGCAATAGCCTACATGCTATCCGCGCATATCAGGCAGAGCACCATATTGCCGCAAAGCCGCACTGTCCAGAATCGTAAAATTACGCCGCTGAACCCGAATCAGATCCCGGTCCATCAAATCACGCAAAGTACGTGACAAATGCTCCGGGGTTAGATTCAGGCGGGAAGCAATCACAGACTTGCCTACCTCTATCTTGAAAGGCACGCCTTCTTCGCCCGGCCACTCTTGCAAAAGATAACTGACTAAACGCTGCACACCATTTTGCAAGGTATAAGCCTCCAGCTCTCCCATCAAACGGTAAAGTCGCTCACTTAAGCCAGCCAGCATCAGACGAGCAACGTCACTGCCTTTGCCCAACTGCTCCATCAGAGTGTCGCGGTTGATATGCAATAACAGAGAATCCACTAATGTCTGGGCCGTCACAATGTAATTGCGCCCCATGAACATCAACGCCTCTCCAAATCCCTCACCTGGGCCTACCAAACGTACAACACGCTCGGCCCCCGTGGACGATACAAATACTAGTTTCACCCGACCATAGACCAGCATATGAAAGCCCAAACAAGGGTCGCCGCTGTGAAATAAAGTCGTTCCACGCAAAGCGTGCACTTCCTGAGTGCCTTTAGCGATAGGCTCCAACTGCTCTGAGGGCAACTCCTTGAATATGGGCAGATGAGCCAATTGAGCCTGTATGCGTTTCCAACGGCCAGGCCCTTCCCCCTGCGCTAGCTTGGTGTCTGATAAATCTTCATTGCTTGCCGGTGAGGCTGTGTCTTGAACCGCCATATCTTTTCCATAAACCAATAGAACCATTGCTAGACTGACACACTCCTTTCCCTCTTGTTCAGATTCGCTCGGCGCCTGATTGATACACGTCAAACGGATAAATCGAGGCATTCAGGAGAAAGTAAAAGGCTGTCAGAACGGTTAGTTCAACATGACTTAAGAACAGATCCAAGCAAGAAGCGGTCAAATTTGACCATGTTAGAGGTAAGGAATATGAGATGGCAGAATTGATTGAAACAAGCGCGTTACCCACATCTTCTTAAATGCTGAATAAGCGCAATCCACCTATCAGGCCTGACAGCTCCGAGACCAGAGGAGGATCGGTAACCGAAACGGGCTGATGGTGATGCAGGTGTGCAGAGCTATCAACAATAGACGCTCCACGCAGCTAGAGTCAGGCAAGCACCATGACGATGGAAGCAATGGCGGGTAACAGCCGTACAGCAGGAAGGAAGATCAGTAACCGAAACGGGCTGATGGTGATGCAGGTGTGCAGAGCTATCAACAACAAACACCCCACGCAGCCAGAGTTAGGCAAGCACCATGACGATAGAAGCGACGGTGGGTAAGCGAACAGAGGAAGGAAGGTAGGTTAAGAAGCGCCCGGAATGAGTTTTTACGGGTGGGATGGAGGGGTGTTGTAGAAGAAGAATGGGGAAGATCCAGCGTCCCCCCAGCCGATAGACCATCAGCTCGATCAAACCACAGGCTTTCTTGGCTCACTGGATGCCAATCCACGTAACTACCCGAGGCAAGCCGAGAAGAAGGGGCGGACAACAGCCGTACAGAAGAAGGAAGGAAGGTGAGGCTGAAGGCTCCGACCTGTATTAGCAGCACCGGATGCTACGCGGCGGAGCTACCCGAGGGGCAAGCCGAAGCAGACACGAGTAAGCCGTACAGAAGAAGAAGGGAGACAAGGTGCCCAGAACGGGCCAGGAGGAAGGAAGGGACGTCCGACCGATGATCGCAGGGATCCGGTCCTTATGCCGCCAGAACACAGCTGGGCAGCCGTGTGTACGTGTGGCNNNNNNNNNNNNNNNNNNNNNNNNNNNNNNNNNNNNNNNNNNNNNNNNNNNNNNNNNNNNNNNNNNNNNNNNNNNNNNNNNNNNNNNNNNNNNNNNNNNNACAAAGAAATGGTTCTGCCAGGCGACAACATTTCGATGAAAGTGTCCCTGATCGCTCCTATCGCCATGGAAGAAGGTCTGCGCTTCGCTATTCGCGAAGGCGGCCGTACCGTTGGCGCTGGCGTGGTTGCAAAAATCATCAAGTAATAAGCCTTGATCGCGGTGTGAAGGTGCAAACCTTCCCGCCGCGTCTTTGCTACCCCCAAAAGGGGTGCTTTTTAGTCAGAGTTTCTTCGAGCAATTGATAAGCTCAGTCAAAAAGCCCCCACTTATATCGTTCTTTAGGATTACCCATGAAAAACCAGAAAATCCGCATCCGTCTGAAGGCTTACGATTACAAGTTGATCGATCAGTCTGCTGCTGAGATCGTAGAAACCGCCAAGCGCACCGGCGCTGTTGTTCGTGGTCCAGTACCACTGCCAACACGTATCCGTCGCTACGACATTCTGCGTTCGCCGCACGTCAACAAGACATCGCGCGATCAGTTTGAAATGCGTACCCACCAGCGCTTGATGGACATTGTCGATCCTACCGACAAGACCGTCGACGCTCTGATGCGTCTGGATTTGCCAGCCGGTGTTGACGTCGAAATCGCTCTGCAGTAATTCTGCCTAGCTGTTCGAGATACATCGAAAGAAACGCCATGCAACTGCATGGCGTTTTTTTTCGTCTGTAGATTTGTTTCTGATGTAGAAGCGGATGCCGCGATTGCTCGATTCCCCTAAAAAGGACGATAGCCTTGCTCTTTGCCTCTTCGTGGCGCATTCATCACAGCATTGCTATTGGATAAAGGGGGGTTTGGTATATTTTTTACGACCGGACACACTTTGACCCGGAAACAAATGCGACGATGTGCAGGCTTTAAGGAGGACAAGAATGATAAATCGGAGACGAAAGCCGTTCCTGGCCTGGTGGTATTTCCTGGCACTCTGGCTATGTCTGTGGGCAAGCAGTGCATCAGCGCAAGTGTGTGCGGACGACAAACCCATACGGCTGGCTGATCTGAGCTGGGAAAGCGCAGCGTTTAGCACTGAGCTGTATCAGCAGATTCTGGAGAAGGCCTACGGCTGCAAGACGGAACGGGTGCCGGGTTCTTCGGCGGCTCTGGAAAGTGCCTTAGCTCAGAATGATATTCAGGTGATTGGCGAGATCTGGTCAGGACGCACAGAGATCATTGAAAAAGCCATTGAAGCCGGTCAGGTTCAGGTGCTGGGCAATACCTTAAAAGGCGGGGCTGAGCAGGGCTGGTATGTGCCAGACTATGTAGTCGATGGCGACTCTGCCAAGGGAATCAAGCCAGTGGCTCCTGATCTGCAGAAAGTTGAGGATTTGGGACGCTACGCCGCCGTCTTTAGTGATCCGGAGCAACCTGACAAGGGCCGCTTCTATAACTGTCCGTCCGGCTGGGTGTGTGAAACGTTCAATAGCCGCCTATTTGATCTTTATGGCCTGGGCGAACACTATCAGAATTTCCGACCCGGTACGGGTGCGGCGCTGGATGCGGCAATCAGTGCCGCCTATGACAGACGTGAGCCAATCCTGTTCTATTACTGGCAGCCTGCGGGCCTGATGGCGAAATACTCCTTCAAGAAGTTAGCCAGTGCGCCTTTCAATGAAACCTGCTGGAAGGCGGCTGTCTCAGGCAAGGGCGAGATTTGTCCTACGGATTTCATCTTGGCCAATATAGGGGTTGCGGTTTCCACCCCTTTCGTGGAGTCTCACCCCGAGCTGGTGGCCTTGTTTGAAAAGATCCAGTTGGAGCCAGAGCAGATGAACCAGATCATTTTGGGCATGACGGAAGGTGGGCAGAACGCCAGCACGCAGGTACAAAAATTCCTGAAAGAGAATGCAGAGCAATGGCGTCAGTGGATGCCAATGGCCCAGGCAGATCGCTTGCAGGCAGCTTTGGAACCTCAGTCAATACAGCCGGTAGCCGCAGCGCAGTCCCGCTTCTTCCCGGAGTGGTCAGCTGCAGATTGGGTGAATCGTCAGTTGTTGGTTGCCGTGCAAGATTGGGGGACAGGCTTTCGCCAGATCAGTTCGTGGATTCTGACATATGCCATCTTGCCGGTAGAACGCGCTTTGCAACAGGTGCCTGCCTGGGCGATTCTGGCTTTGACCGGCTTGTTGGCCTGGTGGGGACAGCGTCGCTTTCTGCCCGTTTTGCTGTATGTGGGGGGCTTGTACTTGATAGGCGCCATGGGCCTGTGGGACAAGCTGATGCAAACTTTCACCCTGGTTTTGGTGGCAACTGTTTTCTCTGTCCTGATCGGTGTCCCGGTGGGTATTCTGAGTGCCCGCAGCCGTCTGCTTAGAAAAGTGCTGACGCCTGTGCTGGATGTCATGCAGACCATGCCCAGCTTCGTGTATCTGATTCCGGTGCTGATGTTGTTTGGCCTAGGTAAAGTACCTGCGGTTCTTGCCACTGTTGTGTATGCCGTTCCTCCCTTGATTCGCCTGACCAGTTTGGGCTTGCAACAGGTGGACAAGCATGTGATGGAGGCGGCACAAGCCTATGGGGTTACGCGTTGGCAAATGCTGATTAAAGTGACCCTGCCTCTGGCACGTCCCAGCATTATGGCGGGCATTAATCAAACTACGATGATGGCACTGTCCATGGTGGTGGTCGCTTCCATGATTGGCGCCCAAGGTTTGGGTGAAGACGTACTGGCCGGCATTCAGACCCTGGATATAGGGCGTGGCTTGCAGGCGGGAGTAGCGATCGTGATCCTGGCTATTGTTATTGACCGAATCTCTCAATCCTTTGGTCGCTCCCAGCGTCATCGTCGCAAGGTCAGGAGGCAAGCATGAATACCATACCTACCCCCTCGGGCGAGCAGACCTGCAAGATAGAGTTGCGAGATGTCTATAAAGTCTTTGGCAGCCGGGCGACGGAAGCGGTGGCGTTGTTAAAGCAGGGGGCCGACAAACAGGCCGTACAAAAGCAGACGGATTGCATTGTGGGGCTGGCAGGTGTGGATGCCTGTTTTCCTGCGCAGCAGATTTCCTGCGTGATGGGCTTATCCGGTTCAGGTAAATCCACCCTGGTGCGTCACATTAACCGCCTGATCGATCCAAGCGCCGGGCAGGTGTTGGTAGACGGGCAGGACATATTGCAGCTGGACTTGGCCCGCTTGCGGCAATTTCGCCGCTATGGAATCAGCATGGTCTTTCAGGCCTTTGGTTTGCTGCCCCATTTAACAGTGGTGGAGAACGTTGCTTTCGGCCTTGAGGTACGGGGCGACAAACGCTCGCAAGCCAGGGAGCAGGCTCGGCAATGGTTGGAGCGTGTGGGTTTGCACGACTATGCCGATAACTACCCCGATGAATTGTCAGGGGGGATGCAGCAACGGGTCGGTCTGGCACGTGCCTTGGCTGTGGATGCCGACATCCTGCTGATGGACGAGGCCTTCTCGGCGCTGGACCCCTTGATTCGCTACGAGATGCAGGACGAGCTGTTACGCCTGCAAAGCAGCCTGAACAAAACCATCATCTTTATTACGCATGATATTGATGAGGCATTGCGCTTGGGTCAGCATATTGTGGTGTTGCGCGAGGGCAGGGTGGAACAAAGCGGTACTCCGGCTCAAATTCGTGATGAACCAGTGAACGAATACGTCGCCCGTTTTGTGAATAAGGCACATCAATAGAAAATTGATCATGAATCAATTTTTCTGATCGTGACTGCATAGCCACGACGGCCAAATCCGAAAAAACTGTTGTCAATCAAGCAGTTTAGGGCAGATTTTTGCAGTAAATCTTGCTTGGCTTTACAGCCGCGTGCTATATTTACTAGCTTAGCCAAAAAGTTTTGGCTATGGTCGTCGCGCAAATCATTGCGTGTACTCTCAGTTAGCCCTGACCAATCGTAGTCAGGAATGGAGAAAACGATGTCGAACTCGACACCTACGCCTGCCGCGTGGCGGCTGGGCCTTGTTGGGCGTAAAGTTGGCATGACCCGTGTGTTTACAGAGGAAGGCGAGTCCATCCCTGTGACCGTGCTGGACGTGTCCAACAACCGCATCACCCAGGTCAAGACGCCCGCAGTTGACGGTTACGCCGCTGTACAGGTTGCCTTTGGCACCCGTCGTGCAACACGCGTTACCAAGCCCCAGGCAGGGCACTATGCAAAAGCTGGCGTTGAAGCTGGCAGCATCCTGAAAGAATTCCGCCTCGACCCCGCTGCTATCGCCGAGCTTTCCGCCGGTTCCGTAGTTGCTGTGGAAAGCATTTTCGAAGCGGGTCAGAAGGTTGACGTTACGGGCACTACGATTGGTAAAGGCTTTGCCGGTACCATCAAACGCCACAATTTTGGCGGCCAGCGTAACAGCCACGGTAACTCGCGCTCGCACCGCGTACCCGGTTCCATTGGTCAAGCCCAGGATCCAGGCCGTGTGTTCAAAGGTAAAAAAATGTCGGGCCATATGGGTGATGTTACCCGTACGGTTCAGAATCTTGACGTGATCCGCGTCGACGCCGAGCGTGGCTTGTTGTTGGTCCGGGGCGCTGTCCCAGGTCACAAGAATGCCAATATCGTTGTGCGCCCTGCTGTGAAAGGAGCCTAATCCATGGAACTGAAGCTCCTGAACGAACAAGGCCAAGCTGCATCCACATTGCAGGCCAACGAAACCGTTTTCGGTCGTGAATTCAACGAAGCTCTGGTTCACCAGATCGTTGTTGCATACCAGTCCAATGCTCGCAGCGGTAACAGCAAGCAATTGACTCGTGCCGAAGTCAACCACAGCACCAAAAAGCCATGGCGCCAAAAAGGCACTGGCCGTGCTCGTGCTGGTATGACATCCTCGCCCGTGTGGCGTGGAGGCGGTCGTGCATTCCCCAACACCGGTGAAGAAAACTACACGCACAAGGTCAACAAGAAGATGTACCGCGCCGGTATCAGCGCGATTCTGTCTCAGTTGGTCCGTGACGAGCGTCTGTTGGTTGTTGATTCCTTCACTCTGGAAGCACCCAAGACTCGTCTGGCAGCCAACAAGCTGAAAGACCTGGGCCTGGAATCCGTGCTGATCATCACCGACGCGCTGGACGAGAACGTGTACTTGGCTACGCGTAACCTGCCTCACGTTGCTGTGGTTGAGCCACGCTACGCTGACCCGCTGTCCCTGATCCACTACAAAAAAGTGTTGGTCACCAAAGCGGCTGTCGCTCAGTTTGAGGAGATGTTGGGATGAACGCCGAACGTCTATTGCAAGTCATTCTGGCTCCTGTCGTGACTGAAAAAGCCACGTACGTTGCCGAAAAAAATCAGCAAATCGCTTTCCGCGTCGCTCCTGATGCTACCAAGCCTGAAATCAAAGCTGCTATTGAACTGCTGTTCAAGGTAGAAGTTGAGTCGGTGCAGGTGCTCAATCAGAAGGGCAAAGAAAAGCGCTTTGGCCGTTTCATGGGTCGCCGCCGCAGTGTGCGCAAGGCATATGTCTCGCTCAAGCCCGGTCAGGAACTCGACTTTTCTGAGGTGAACTAATATGGCATTGGTAAAAGTAAAACCAACGTCGCCAGGTCGCCGTGGCATGATCAAAGTAGTTCACCCTGAACTGCACAAAGGCGCTCCTTACGCGGCTTTGCTGGAAAAGAAATCCAGCAGTGCTGGCCGTAACAACAACGGCCACATCACGGTTCGTCACCGTGGCGGCGGTCACAAGCAGCACTACCGTATTGTCGACTTCCGTCGCAACAAAGACGGTATTCCTGCGAAAGTAGAACGTCTGGAATACGACCCTAACCGCAGCGCTCACATCGCATTGGTGTGCTACGCAGACGGCGAGCGTCGTTACATCATCGCCCCTCGTGGTCTGGCAGTGGGTGCAACGGTTGTCTCTGGCGCGGAAGCTCCTATCCGTTCCGGCAACACTTTGCCTATCCGCAACATTCCTGTGGGTCAAACCATTCACTGCATCGAGATGCTGCCTGGTAAGGGTGCTCAAATCGCTCGTTCCGCTGGTGGTTCCGCTGTGTTGCTGGCTCGTGAAGGCACGTACGCTCAAGTACGTCTGCGTTCCGGTGAAGTTCGCCGCATCCACATCGACTGCCGCGCCACGATTGGCGAAGTCAGCAACCACGATCACAGCCTGCGTCAAATCGGTAAAGCCGGTGCTGTTCGCTGGCGTGGTATTCGTCC
Protein-coding sequences here:
- the ubiU gene encoding ubiquinone anaerobic biosynthesis protein UbiU, with the translated sequence MELVCPAGSLPALKAAIDNGADSVYLGFRDATNARNFAGLNFDAQAIAQGIDYAHQRGRKVLLALNTYPQPNAWQQWRDAVDRAAQAQVDAVIMADPGLMAYASQTHPNLRLHLSVQGSATNPEAIKYYHQNFGIQRVVLPRVLSMAQVEQVCEQVPVQVEVFGFGSLCVMVEGRCALSSYATGESPNTHGVCSPAGHVRWEQTDQGLESRLNGVLIDRYQDGENAAYPTLCKGRFDVAGENYYALEEPTSLNTLSLLPQLLAAGVSAIKIEGRQRSPAYVAQVTQVWRQAIDSAKSTPARYSVHPAWMGALNKLAEGQQHTLGAYSRPWK
- a CDS encoding DUF2249 domain-containing protein, with product MTQTEITLDTRGLPAPEPMEHCLEALAELAPTQALLMWLDREPFPLYEILRRSGFKYQGTHQENGFRLIIRRN
- a CDS encoding Crp/Fnr family transcriptional regulator, with translation MAVQDTASPASNEDLSDTKLAQGEGPGRWKRIQAQLAHLPIFKELPSEQLEPIAKGTQEVHALRGTTLFHSGDPCLGFHMLVYGRVKLVFVSSTGAERVVRLVGPGEGFGEALMFMGRNYIVTAQTLVDSLLLHINRDTLMEQLGKGSDVARLMLAGLSERLYRLMGELEAYTLQNGVQRLVSYLLQEWPGEEGVPFKIEVGKSVIASRLNLTPEHLSRTLRDLMDRDLIRVQRRNFTILDSAALRQYGALPDMRG
- the rpsJ gene encoding 30S ribosomal protein S10; this translates as MKNQKIRIRLKAYDYKLIDQSAAEIVETAKRTGAVVRGPVPLPTRIRRYDILRSPHVNKTSRDQFEMRTHQRLMDIVDPTDKTVDALMRLDLPAGVDVEIALQ
- a CDS encoding glycine betaine ABC transporter substrate-binding protein; the encoded protein is MINRRRKPFLAWWYFLALWLCLWASSASAQVCADDKPIRLADLSWESAAFSTELYQQILEKAYGCKTERVPGSSAALESALAQNDIQVIGEIWSGRTEIIEKAIEAGQVQVLGNTLKGGAEQGWYVPDYVVDGDSAKGIKPVAPDLQKVEDLGRYAAVFSDPEQPDKGRFYNCPSGWVCETFNSRLFDLYGLGEHYQNFRPGTGAALDAAISAAYDRREPILFYYWQPAGLMAKYSFKKLASAPFNETCWKAAVSGKGEICPTDFILANIGVAVSTPFVESHPELVALFEKIQLEPEQMNQIILGMTEGGQNASTQVQKFLKENAEQWRQWMPMAQADRLQAALEPQSIQPVAAAQSRFFPEWSAADWVNRQLLVAVQDWGTGFRQISSWILTYAILPVERALQQVPAWAILALTGLLAWWGQRRFLPVLLYVGGLYLIGAMGLWDKLMQTFTLVLVATVFSVLIGVPVGILSARSRLLRKVLTPVLDVMQTMPSFVYLIPVLMLFGLGKVPAVLATVVYAVPPLIRLTSLGLQQVDKHVMEAAQAYGVTRWQMLIKVTLPLARPSIMAGINQTTMMALSMVVVASMIGAQGLGEDVLAGIQTLDIGRGLQAGVAIVILAIVIDRISQSFGRSQRHRRKVRRQA
- a CDS encoding quaternary amine ABC transporter ATP-binding protein; the protein is MNTIPTPSGEQTCKIELRDVYKVFGSRATEAVALLKQGADKQAVQKQTDCIVGLAGVDACFPAQQISCVMGLSGSGKSTLVRHINRLIDPSAGQVLVDGQDILQLDLARLRQFRRYGISMVFQAFGLLPHLTVVENVAFGLEVRGDKRSQAREQARQWLERVGLHDYADNYPDELSGGMQQRVGLARALAVDADILLMDEAFSALDPLIRYEMQDELLRLQSSLNKTIIFITHDIDEALRLGQHIVVLREGRVEQSGTPAQIRDEPVNEYVARFVNKAHQ
- the rplC gene encoding 50S ribosomal protein L3 is translated as MSNSTPTPAAWRLGLVGRKVGMTRVFTEEGESIPVTVLDVSNNRITQVKTPAVDGYAAVQVAFGTRRATRVTKPQAGHYAKAGVEAGSILKEFRLDPAAIAELSAGSVVAVESIFEAGQKVDVTGTTIGKGFAGTIKRHNFGGQRNSHGNSRSHRVPGSIGQAQDPGRVFKGKKMSGHMGDVTRTVQNLDVIRVDAERGLLLVRGAVPGHKNANIVVRPAVKGA
- the rplD gene encoding 50S ribosomal protein L4, which produces MELKLLNEQGQAASTLQANETVFGREFNEALVHQIVVAYQSNARSGNSKQLTRAEVNHSTKKPWRQKGTGRARAGMTSSPVWRGGGRAFPNTGEENYTHKVNKKMYRAGISAILSQLVRDERLLVVDSFTLEAPKTRLAANKLKDLGLESVLIITDALDENVYLATRNLPHVAVVEPRYADPLSLIHYKKVLVTKAAVAQFEEMLG
- the rplW gene encoding 50S ribosomal protein L23, which translates into the protein MNAERLLQVILAPVVTEKATYVAEKNQQIAFRVAPDATKPEIKAAIELLFKVEVESVQVLNQKGKEKRFGRFMGRRRSVRKAYVSLKPGQELDFSEVN
- the rplB gene encoding 50S ribosomal protein L2; the encoded protein is MALVKVKPTSPGRRGMIKVVHPELHKGAPYAALLEKKSSSAGRNNNGHITVRHRGGGHKQHYRIVDFRRNKDGIPAKVERLEYDPNRSAHIALVCYADGERRYIIAPRGLAVGATVVSGAEAPIRSGNTLPIRNIPVGQTIHCIEMLPGKGAQIARSAGGSAVLLAREGTYAQVRLRSGEVRRIHIDCRATIGEVSNHDHSLRQIGKAGAVRWRGIRPTVRGVAMNPVDHPHGGGEGRTGEGREPVSPWGTPAKGYRTRRNKRTDNMIVSRRKRK